DNA from Microbacterium sp. SORGH_AS_0969:
TTCTCGGCGGCCGGGTCGCCCTGGCCCGGACCCGGGCGGACGGCGGCGTCGTCGCGCACGTCGATGCGGGTGACGCCGTCGTGCTCGGTGACGTCGAAGCGCGGGGCCGCGTCTTCTTCGGTGGCCTTCGGGGCGCTCGTCAGCTGGTCGTGACGGTTCTCTTCGAAGCTCTTGTCGTCGCTCATCGCTCTCACTTCTCTCCGGCCGAACGCCAGGCGTCCGAATCCATGTGCGAGCCCGCCTGCGGGCCCATCTGCAGCATCCCGCCGTCGACGACCCAGCTCGCGCCCGTGACGTACGAGCCCGAGGGAGACGCCAGGAAGCGGATCACGTCGGCGATCTCCTCGGGCTTGCCCGGGCGTCCGAGCGGGATACCGGGACGGTGGGTGCGTTCGGCATCCTCCGCCGACATGTCGTTGATGGGGGTCGCGATCTCTCCCGGGGCGACGGCGTTGGCGGTGATGCCGTACTGCCCGAGCTCGAGGGCCATCGTCTTGATGAGGCCGCCGACACCGTGCTTCGCCGCGACGTAGGGGGCCGAGCCGACGCGCGGCTGGTGCTCGTGCACGCTCGACACGACGATGAGCCGGCCGCCCGTGCGCGCCTCCACCATGCGGCGTGCGGCCGTGTGCAGGGCGAGGAACGCGCCGTCGAGGTTGAGCGAGATGTCGGTGCGCCACGTGTCGAAGTCGAGGTCGAGGAACGAGCCCCCGATGCCGCCGCCGGCGTTGTTGACGAAGACGTCGAGGCCGCCGAGCTCGTCGGCCATGGCGTTCACGGCATCCGGGACCGAATCGAAATCGGTCGCATCGAACTGGGCGACGATCGCGCGCGATCCGCGCGCGCGCACGGCGGCGGCGGTCTCTTCCGCGCCGTCCTTGTCGGAGTGGTAGGTGACGGCGACGTCGATCCCGGCGTCGGCGAGGGCGAGGGCGGTGGCCGCGCCGATGCCCGAGTCGGAGCCGGTGACGATCGCGTGGCGGGGGGTGAAGTCGTCGCTCATGCGCCCGACCGTACGCGCGCGGGGCCGCGCGGTCGTCGGCCTTGCCAGGCGCGGGCGCGGGCGTTACGGTCGCGTCTCCCGGCGGGGCCACCCCGGCGTATCCACTCGCGTCGCGGCCCGCTTTCCGGCACGGGCGCGAGCGAAACTCCTGAACAATCGGCGCAGGCAGGTCGTACGTCCCCCGACAGGCGGCCCGAGCGCCGATCTCTCAGGAGTTTCGCTCGCCGCGCCCGCGCCCGCGCCCGCGCCAACGGCTCGCCGCGCCCGCGCCACCGGCTCGCCGCAGCCGCGCCCCCGGTCCGCGCGGCCGCGCGGTTAGCCTGCCGTCATGCCCCTCACCCGCCCCGCCTCGCCCGTGACCCTGGATGCCGTGGAGCTCCGCGTCCTGCACCTGCCCCTCGTGTCGCCGTTCACGACGTCGTTCGGCACCGAGACCGTGCGCGAGGTGATCGTCGTCACGGCGGAGACGTCGGACGGCGTGGGGTGGGGAGAGGTCGTGACGATGGCCGAGCCGCTGTACTCGAGCGAGTACACGGCCAGCGCGTGGGATGTGCTGAGCCGCTATCTCGCGCCGGCCCTGCTCGAGCGCCGGACGCTCGCGCCCGAGGAGGTCCCCGGCATCCTGCAGCCTTTCGTCGGGCATCGCATGGCCAAGGCGGGCCTCGAGCTCGCGGTGATCGACGCCGCGCTGCGCGCCGAGGGGCGGAGCCTCGGCCAGTACCTCGGGGCCGAGAAGACCCGCGTGCCCGCGGGAGTCTCGGTCGGCATCCAGAGCGATCCCGCCGAGCTGGTCGACGTCGTGGGCGGATACCTCGACGAGGGGTACGTCCGCATCAAGATCAAGATCAAGCCCGGGCGCGACATCGCCGACACCGCCGCCGTCCGCGGGACCTTCGCCGATATCCCGTTGCAGGTCGACGCCAACTCGGCGTACACGCTTCAGGATGCCGACACCCTCGCCGAACTGGACCGCTTCGACCTCCTGCTCATCGAGCAGCCGCTGCAGGAAGACGACCTCGTCGACCACGCGCAGCTCGCGAAGAAGCTGCGGACGCCCGTGTGCCTCGACGAGTCGATCGTCTCGGCGAAGGCGGCCGCCGACGCCCTGACGCTCGGGTCCGCGGCGATCGTCAACATCAAGGCGGGTCGCGTGGGCGGCTACCTCGAGGCCGTGGCGGTGCACGACCTGTGCCGCGCGGCCGGGATCCCCGTGTGGTGCGGCGGCATGCTCGAGACGGGGATCGGCCGCGCGGCCAACGCCGCTCTCGCCGCCCTGCCCGGCTTCACGCTGCCGGGCGACATCTCGGCATCCGCCCGCTTCTACACGCGCGACATCGTCACCGAACCCGCCGTGATCGAGGACGGGCACGTTCGCGTGCCCACCGGACCCGGCCTCGGCGTCGAGATCGACCGGACTGCTCTCGACGCCGTGACCGTGCGACGCGAGCGCCTCACGCGCTGAACCGCCGCACGGACCCGGCGCACGGACCCGGCGCACGGACCCGGCGGCGATGGGCCGCTTCGGTAAACTGGGGGTCCGCGTCATCCGCGGCATCCCACAGCTTTCCCGACCATTGGAGCCACCGTGGCCGAACAGTCCCGCCTCGACAAGGTCATCGCCCTCGCCCGCCACCGCGGGTTCGTGTTCCAGGCCGGTGAGATCTACGGCGGTTCGCGCTCGGCGTGGGACTACGGCCCCCTCGGCACCGAGCTGAAAGAGAACATCCGTCGCCAGTGGTGGCAGACGTTCGTCCGCGGGCGCGGCGACATGGTGGGCCTCGACTCGAGCATCATCCTGCCCAAGCGGGTGTGGGAGGCGTCCGGCCACGTCGCGACCTTCACCGACCCGCTGGTGGAGTGCCTGCACTGCCACAAGCGCTTCCGCGCCGACAACCTCATCGAGGACTTCGAGGCCCGCAAGGGCCGTAAGGCCGAGAACGGCCTCGCCGACGTCCCGTGCCCGAACTGCGGCACGAAGGGCCAGTACACCGAGCCGAAGTCGTTCTCGGGCCTGGTCAAGACCTACCTCGGCGTCGTCGACGACGAGTCGGGCCTGTACTTCCTGCGTCCCGAGACCGCGCAGGGCATCTTCGTGAACTTCTCGAACGTGCTCACGGCATCCCGTCGCAAGCCCCCGTTCGGCGTCGGCCAGGTCGGCAAGGCGTTCCGCAACGAGATCACGCCCGGAAACTTCATCTTCCGCACGCGCGAGTTCGAGCAGATGGAGATCGAGTACTTCACGCCTCCGGCCGAGGCGCACGAGTGGTTCGAGCACTGGGTCGAGGCGTGCTGGAACTGGTTCATCGACCTCGGAATCGACCCCGAGAACATGAAGCGTTTCGACGTCCCCGAGGACGATCGCGCGCACTACTCCGCCGGCACGATCGACGTCGAGTACCGCTTCGGCTTCCCGGGCAAGGAGTGGGGCGAGCTCATGGGCGTCGCCAACCGCACCGACTACGACCTCAAGAGCCACTCCGAGGCGTCGGGCCAGTCGCTCACGTTCTTCGACCAGGCGTCGGGCGAGAAGTACACCCCGTACGTCATCGAGCCGTCGTTCGGTCTGACCCGCGCGATGATGGCGTTCCTCGTCGACTCCTACCGCGAAGAAGAGGTTCCGAACGCCAAGGGCGGCACCGACACCCGCACGGTGCTGAAGCTCGACCCGCGCCTCGCTCCCGTCAAGGTCGCCGTGCTGCCGCTCTCGCGCAACGAGCGTCTGTCGCCGCTGGCCCGCGAGGTCGCCGACACGCTGCGCGCGGCCGGGTGGAACATCGACTTCGACGACGCCGGTGCCATCGGCCGTCGCTATCGCCGTCAGGACGAGATCGGCACCCCGTACTGCGTCACCGTCGACTTCGACTCGCTCGACGACAACGCCGTGACCGTGCGCGACCGCGACACGATGGGCCAGGAGCGCATCGGCCTCGACGCGCTCCACGGCTACCTCGCCGAACGGCTGCGCGGAGCCTGAGCCGGTTATGACGGGCTCCGAGGACTTCGTCGAGATCATCCGGGCGGCCGTCGAGGCCGACCCCGGAAACATCGGTCTGCGCGTCGATCTCATCGAGCTGCTGCTGCAGGACCACCTCGACGAGGCGGCCGCGCAGATCGATCGTGTCGCCGAGCAGGGCGCGAACACGGCCACCGTGAACGTGCTGCGGGCGCGGTTGATGGCGGCGCGTCTGCGCGCGGGCCAGACTCCGGATGCCACCTCCGCGGCTTCAGCGACCGACGAGGCCGCGGTGCCCCCGGCTCCGGCCGGCCCCGCCAGCCCGGCACCGCCCTTCGTGCCACCCGCCCCGGAAACGCCGCCTTCGGCCGCGGCGGTCCCTCCGCGCGCGTCACCCGCACCGCCCGCCCCGGCCGACACCACCGCGAGCGACCCGCCCCTGCTCGGGGTCTCGGCCGATGAGGTCGAGAAGCCGGTGTGGGACGTCGAACGGCCGGCCGTGACCCTCGCCGACGTCGCGGGGCTCGACGAGGTCAAGCAGCACCTCAACGGCGCCTTCCTCCTTCCGATGCGCAACCCCGAGATGGCGCGCATGTTCGGCAAGGCCGCGCGCGGAAGCCTCTTGATGTACGGCCCGCCGGGCTGCGGCAAGACGTTCATCGCGCGGGCGATCGCGGGCGAGCTCGAGGCGAACTTCGTGCACGCGACCCTCGCCGACCTCGTGCGCCCGCACTTCGGCGAGACCGAGCAGGCGATCCACTCCCTCTTCGAGGCGGCGCGCAAGGCACGGCCGTGCGTGGTCTTCATCGACGAGTTCGACGCGATCGGCGGGCGACGGACGTCCGGCGGGTCGTCGTCCCAGTACCTGCGGATGTTCGCCAGCCAGTTGCTCGAAGAGTTCGACGGGGTGGATGCCGACAACGACGGGATCTACATCCTCGCCGCCACCAACCGCCCGTGGGATGTCGACCCGGCGCTCCGGCGTCCGGGACGCCTCGATCGCACGGTACTCGTGCTTCCGCCCGACGAGCCCGCGCGCGTCGCGATCATCG
Protein-coding regions in this window:
- a CDS encoding glycine--tRNA ligase is translated as MAEQSRLDKVIALARHRGFVFQAGEIYGGSRSAWDYGPLGTELKENIRRQWWQTFVRGRGDMVGLDSSIILPKRVWEASGHVATFTDPLVECLHCHKRFRADNLIEDFEARKGRKAENGLADVPCPNCGTKGQYTEPKSFSGLVKTYLGVVDDESGLYFLRPETAQGIFVNFSNVLTASRRKPPFGVGQVGKAFRNEITPGNFIFRTREFEQMEIEYFTPPAEAHEWFEHWVEACWNWFIDLGIDPENMKRFDVPEDDRAHYSAGTIDVEYRFGFPGKEWGELMGVANRTDYDLKSHSEASGQSLTFFDQASGEKYTPYVIEPSFGLTRAMMAFLVDSYREEEVPNAKGGTDTRTVLKLDPRLAPVKVAVLPLSRNERLSPLAREVADTLRAAGWNIDFDDAGAIGRRYRRQDEIGTPYCVTVDFDSLDDNAVTVRDRDTMGQERIGLDALHGYLAERLRGA
- a CDS encoding AAA family ATPase, giving the protein MTGSEDFVEIIRAAVEADPGNIGLRVDLIELLLQDHLDEAAAQIDRVAEQGANTATVNVLRARLMAARLRAGQTPDATSAASATDEAAVPPAPAGPASPAPPFVPPAPETPPSAAAVPPRASPAPPAPADTTASDPPLLGVSADEVEKPVWDVERPAVTLADVAGLDEVKQHLNGAFLLPMRNPEMARMFGKAARGSLLMYGPPGCGKTFIARAIAGELEANFVHATLADLVRPHFGETEQAIHSLFEAARKARPCVVFIDEFDAIGGRRTSGGSSSQYLRMFASQLLEEFDGVDADNDGIYILAATNRPWDVDPALRRPGRLDRTVLVLPPDEPARVAIIENTLRDKPVAAVDAREVARRTAEFSGADIAYVVHQAIEAAFTESVASGVPRMIGTADLERAAARVVPSTREWFEQIKPVLEYGVDDGTFGQLRAYLKRHRL
- the menC gene encoding o-succinylbenzoate synthase, whose protein sequence is MPLTRPASPVTLDAVELRVLHLPLVSPFTTSFGTETVREVIVVTAETSDGVGWGEVVTMAEPLYSSEYTASAWDVLSRYLAPALLERRTLAPEEVPGILQPFVGHRMAKAGLELAVIDAALRAEGRSLGQYLGAEKTRVPAGVSVGIQSDPAELVDVVGGYLDEGYVRIKIKIKPGRDIADTAAVRGTFADIPLQVDANSAYTLQDADTLAELDRFDLLLIEQPLQEDDLVDHAQLAKKLRTPVCLDESIVSAKAAADALTLGSAAIVNIKAGRVGGYLEAVAVHDLCRAAGIPVWCGGMLETGIGRAANAALAALPGFTLPGDISASARFYTRDIVTEPAVIEDGHVRVPTGPGLGVEIDRTALDAVTVRRERLTR
- a CDS encoding multidrug transporter; protein product: MSDDKSFEENRHDQLTSAPKATEEDAAPRFDVTEHDGVTRIDVRDDAAVRPGPGQGDPAAEKDEPVSDS
- a CDS encoding SDR family oxidoreductase, with product MSDDFTPRHAIVTGSDSGIGAATALALADAGIDVAVTYHSDKDGAEETAAAVRARGSRAIVAQFDATDFDSVPDAVNAMADELGGLDVFVNNAGGGIGGSFLDLDFDTWRTDISLNLDGAFLALHTAARRMVEARTGGRLIVVSSVHEHQPRVGSAPYVAAKHGVGGLIKTMALELGQYGITANAVAPGEIATPINDMSAEDAERTHRPGIPLGRPGKPEEIADVIRFLASPSGSYVTGASWVVDGGMLQMGPQAGSHMDSDAWRSAGEK